The following are from one region of the Paenibacillus sp. KS-LC4 genome:
- a CDS encoding type 1 glutamine amidotransferase family protein — translation MTNTVYLYVFDTMSDWEIGYLTAELNSGRYFKKGIAPSKIVTVGTEQALVTTMGGLKILPDIRLDECSIEGADTLILPGGDTWTDSVHQPVLTMADRCLKEGTLVAAICGATIALAQSGLLNTRGHTSNDLDYLKMVCPAYTGEDYFKAEPAVTDGRLITASGVAPLEFSVHVLRELDVLSPEALEAWYGLNKTQESNYFYELMSAVQ, via the coding sequence ATGACGAATACGGTATATCTTTATGTGTTTGACACTATGTCAGACTGGGAAATCGGCTATTTAACGGCTGAGCTGAACTCGGGCAGATATTTTAAAAAGGGGATAGCCCCCTCCAAAATCGTTACCGTGGGAACGGAACAGGCACTTGTAACGACAATGGGCGGATTGAAAATATTGCCGGATATCAGGCTGGACGAGTGCAGCATCGAAGGCGCAGATACATTGATTTTACCCGGTGGAGATACATGGACAGATTCCGTTCATCAACCCGTTTTAACGATGGCTGATAGGTGCTTAAAGGAAGGGACATTAGTTGCGGCAATTTGTGGCGCGACAATAGCTCTTGCCCAGAGCGGATTGCTAAACACACGCGGGCACACAAGCAATGATCTGGATTACCTCAAAATGGTCTGTCCCGCGTACACAGGAGAGGACTATTTCAAAGCGGAGCCCGCGGTAACGGATGGACGATTGATCACTGCTTCTGGGGTAGCTCCATTGGAGTTTTCCGTCCATGTCTTGAGGGAACTTGATGTACTCTCGCCAGAAGCCTTAGAAGCCTGGTATGGCCTCAATAAAACGCAGGAATCCAACTATTTCTACGAATTGATGAGTGCTGTTCAGTGA
- a CDS encoding ATP-binding protein, producing MRKKMTAALITLSLLIATYVMLLTYSTIQLKPMPKAVNGVMDLTAWRFEEEGAVRLDGQWAFYPDQLLTKQPAFSSDAAGVMSPALIQVPGSWSKQMDTLGMATYRLQLQMGDAGAVYGLKTASILISNRLLVNGEVVGASGNPAEQEHYKALNKPYVSYFTLQPGWNEILVQVANYEFHVGSGIGESLLLGKAEQMSDIRDQATAHDWIALTAFLIMGLYFIGLFSQRRNDFSLVVFGFVCLCIAVFTSVSGERVLFNAVGPLPFWVYFRIQMVSTVGVGLGFFLYVYTAFRPYCFKWLTRGGLASGAILVMLNMGFASQLSTGPFRQVTSLYVTISLLYATYVFVYTALHKVAGSGFLAVAAMALNALVLNQNMNVYFGVPIYSLPPIEPFLVLLMLALLMSLRFSNAFQKIEELSGQLLQADKQKDDFLARTSHEFKTPLHGVLNISQLMLSDTAHPPTAEQREKLQLMTDITRKLSQLVYDILDLSKLKQGEMRMVPVPIDVRSVAELQVRFYSYLCKENQIRLVNQVPAQLPSAFADETRLSQIIGNLLDNAIKHTKSGEIIITGREQGGKLEISVQDTGEGIDPQNLPYIFEPFKSLEGAQHRGFGLGLPIAKQLVELQKGTIAVVSTPGVGSTFTFTLPIAEERGEASALSVYSNAQAMLKEPDYSFQTPYYSNPSGKHTVLIVDDQYVNLKVLIDALQALDYHVIAVKNGYEALEQLDQSGRIDLVILDLMMPGMSGYEVCQEIRRQYSLLELPVLMVTAAYQPQDKVAAFQAGANDYLPKPFDPNELKARISSLLAMKESLGRAVHLEVAFLQSQIKPHFLYNVLNSIVALSYKDVERARKMIVDLADYLRGSFRFSNTEERIGFAEELSLIRTYVEIEQARFKDRIRFEYTIEESAYSLRMPPLILQPLVENAIRHGIGDRMEGGMVTMTVEELDWGWRMVVADNGVGIASERLKTLLERNDAAEPQGVGLRNINKRLKYEYGISLELESELGLGTKVTIRIPASRV from the coding sequence ATGAGAAAAAAAATGACGGCGGCGCTCATAACCTTATCTTTGTTGATTGCAACCTACGTTATGCTGTTGACTTATTCTACTATTCAGTTGAAGCCTATGCCGAAAGCTGTGAATGGGGTTATGGACTTAACGGCGTGGAGGTTCGAGGAGGAAGGGGCGGTTCGGCTGGATGGTCAGTGGGCATTTTATCCAGATCAATTGCTCACCAAGCAGCCCGCTTTCTCCTCTGACGCTGCGGGGGTCATGTCACCTGCACTCATTCAGGTTCCCGGATCATGGTCAAAGCAGATGGACACCCTTGGCATGGCGACCTATCGCTTGCAGCTTCAGATGGGTGATGCGGGTGCTGTCTACGGCTTGAAAACAGCGTCAATCCTAATTTCTAATCGACTCCTTGTTAACGGGGAGGTTGTCGGAGCAAGCGGGAATCCGGCGGAGCAAGAGCATTACAAAGCGCTTAATAAACCATATGTAAGCTATTTTACATTGCAGCCAGGCTGGAATGAAATTCTGGTTCAGGTAGCCAACTATGAATTTCATGTTGGCAGCGGGATCGGTGAATCCCTTCTCTTAGGCAAGGCTGAGCAAATGTCCGACATTCGCGATCAGGCGACCGCACATGATTGGATCGCGTTAACGGCATTTCTGATTATGGGGTTATATTTTATTGGGCTATTCTCGCAGCGCCGAAATGATTTTTCATTGGTAGTGTTTGGCTTCGTTTGCTTATGTATTGCTGTATTTACAAGCGTAAGCGGCGAAAGAGTGCTATTTAATGCGGTCGGCCCCCTTCCATTCTGGGTGTATTTTCGTATCCAGATGGTCTCTACAGTGGGCGTTGGTTTAGGATTTTTTCTTTATGTTTATACTGCTTTTCGGCCCTACTGCTTTAAATGGCTTACTCGAGGAGGGTTAGCCTCTGGAGCGATACTTGTTATGCTGAATATGGGCTTTGCCTCCCAGCTTTCAACAGGCCCCTTTCGCCAAGTGACTTCGCTGTATGTTACGATTTCGCTGCTGTATGCCACATATGTATTCGTATATACGGCTTTGCATAAAGTAGCGGGCAGCGGTTTTTTAGCTGTGGCGGCAATGGCATTGAATGCGCTAGTGCTGAACCAGAATATGAACGTCTATTTCGGTGTGCCCATCTATTCGCTTCCGCCGATTGAGCCTTTTCTTGTGCTGCTAATGCTTGCCTTGCTGATGTCGCTTCGCTTCTCGAATGCTTTCCAAAAAATTGAGGAGCTGTCTGGGCAATTGCTGCAAGCGGACAAGCAAAAGGATGATTTTCTCGCCCGAACCTCGCATGAATTCAAGACGCCGCTTCATGGGGTGCTAAATATTTCCCAATTGATGCTAAGCGATACTGCGCATCCGCCAACTGCGGAGCAACGGGAAAAGCTCCAGCTAATGACCGACATTACAAGGAAGCTTTCGCAGCTCGTTTATGACATTCTGGATTTATCCAAGCTGAAGCAGGGCGAGATGAGGATGGTTCCCGTGCCGATTGATGTTCGTTCGGTAGCAGAGTTGCAGGTGCGCTTTTATTCCTATTTATGTAAGGAAAACCAGATTAGGCTCGTGAATCAGGTGCCGGCGCAGCTGCCATCCGCTTTTGCCGATGAAACCCGCTTGAGTCAGATTATCGGAAATTTACTGGATAATGCGATTAAGCATACGAAAAGCGGAGAAATCATCATTACCGGCAGAGAGCAGGGAGGAAAACTCGAAATTTCGGTGCAGGATACGGGAGAAGGTATTGATCCGCAAAACCTTCCCTATATTTTTGAACCATTTAAGTCACTTGAGGGAGCACAGCATCGCGGCTTTGGATTAGGGCTGCCCATTGCGAAGCAGTTGGTCGAGCTGCAAAAGGGAACGATTGCGGTTGTATCCACGCCGGGAGTTGGATCGACCTTTACATTCACGCTTCCGATTGCGGAGGAGCGGGGAGAAGCGTCTGCTCTCTCAGTCTATTCAAATGCTCAGGCGATGCTCAAGGAACCCGATTATTCCTTCCAGACGCCGTATTATTCAAATCCAAGTGGAAAGCATACGGTACTAATCGTCGACGATCAGTATGTGAACCTGAAGGTTTTAATAGACGCCCTTCAAGCTCTCGACTATCACGTCATCGCGGTCAAGAATGGGTACGAGGCGCTGGAGCAGCTGGATCAATCGGGCAGAATCGATCTCGTTATCCTCGATTTAATGATGCCAGGCATGTCAGGCTATGAAGTGTGCCAGGAAATTCGCAGGCAATATTCGCTGCTGGAGCTGCCCGTTCTGATGGTTACGGCAGCTTATCAGCCGCAGGATAAAGTAGCGGCCTTCCAAGCAGGGGCTAACGATTATTTGCCAAAGCCATTCGATCCTAATGAGCTAAAGGCAAGGATCAGCAGCCTGCTCGCCATGAAGGAATCGCTTGGGCGCGCTGTCCACTTGGAGGTGGCGTTTTTACAATCGCAGATCAAGCCTCATTTTTTGTATAACGTGCTGAATAGTATTGTGGCATTAAGCTATAAGGATGTAGAGCGCGCTCGGAAGATGATTGTCGATCTGGCCGATTACCTGCGGGGAAGCTTTCGCTTCAGCAATACGGAGGAGCGCATAGGGTTTGCAGAAGAGCTTAGTCTTATCCGTACGTATGTGGAGATCGAGCAGGCCCGCTTCAAGGATCGAATTCGCTTCGAATATACGATTGAGGAGTCTGCATATAGCTTGCGAATGCCGCCGCTTATATTGCAGCCGCTTGTAGAAAATGCAATTCGTCACGGCATCGGTGATCGCATGGAAGGCGGCATGGTTACAATGACGGTGGAGGAGCTTGATTGGGGCTGGCGAATGGTCGTAGCCGACAATGGAGTAGGAATCGCATCTGAACGCCTGAAGACGCTGCTTGAACGCAATGATGCAGCTGAGCCGCAGGGGGTCGGTCTGCGTAATATTAACAAGCGCTTGAAATACGAATACGGAATTTCGCTGGAGCTGGAGAGCGAGCTAGGGCTCGGTACAAAAGTCACCATACGTATCCCTGCCTCGCGGGTTTAA
- a CDS encoding YafY family protein — translation MPKNDNMLAILWMLNAGGKMTAKQISEKLEINIRTVYRYIDALCASGVPIIADPGHHGGYRLLNQFIRSPLVFNMEEKKALLHAAVFAKEAGYPLSEALEQAASKLKMYSNQEQESSLNRHIADFEVINRKGDPSVQPILLELERAIAQKYAVELLYHTGREERPKARVLDPYGMINWNNKWYTVGFCHLREEIRSFRVERIVQLKQTSIRFKRPEVFSAREFFMQRLLPDISGKDGLISLIIEGRSEALDDLCHHWFLGHHLQERTAKQAIFLLEEVPIHTHIPYMLLPFGKSIQVVEPRSLKERLVVVASELIEHYRL, via the coding sequence ATGCCAAAAAATGATAATATGCTGGCTATTCTCTGGATGCTGAATGCGGGCGGGAAGATGACCGCAAAGCAAATATCCGAGAAATTAGAAATAAATATAAGAACCGTATACCGATACATAGATGCTTTATGTGCCAGCGGAGTACCGATTATTGCCGACCCTGGACATCATGGCGGATATCGCCTTCTGAATCAGTTTATCCGTTCACCGTTGGTATTTAATATGGAAGAGAAAAAAGCGCTGCTTCATGCTGCTGTCTTTGCAAAAGAAGCAGGCTACCCTCTGAGCGAGGCGTTAGAACAGGCCGCTTCCAAGTTGAAAATGTATTCCAATCAGGAGCAGGAAAGCTCGCTTAACCGTCATATAGCCGATTTTGAGGTGATTAACCGTAAGGGTGACCCTTCAGTTCAACCGATTTTGCTGGAATTGGAGCGGGCTATTGCACAGAAATACGCTGTAGAGCTGCTTTATCACACAGGACGTGAGGAGCGGCCCAAAGCTAGAGTGCTAGACCCCTATGGAATGATTAACTGGAACAATAAATGGTATACGGTGGGGTTTTGCCATCTCAGAGAAGAAATACGCAGCTTTCGAGTGGAAAGAATTGTACAGCTGAAGCAGACCTCGATTCGATTTAAGCGTCCTGAGGTTTTTTCGGCCCGTGAATTTTTTATGCAAAGGCTGCTGCCTGATATATCAGGCAAGGATGGATTAATTTCACTGATTATTGAGGGAAGATCAGAAGCTTTGGATGACCTGTGTCACCATTGGTTTTTGGGGCATCATCTGCAAGAGCGAACAGCCAAGCAAGCTATCTTTTTACTTGAAGAGGTACCCATTCATACACATATTCCTTATATGCTTTTACCCTTTGGGAAATCCATTCAAGTCGTCGAGCCAAGGAGCCTAAAGGAAAGGTTGGTTGTGGTTGCGTCGGAGTTAATCGAACATTATCGGCTTTAA
- a CDS encoding DUF3224 domain-containing protein, whose translation METAIFTVTKWEEQPLANPLSSFPINTAKVEYEIKGILEGKATLEYLLYYLDSNMEDAEKAKSKIAGFLHFEGHYDGQYGTFTACENGLFDNGTLDSPAQIINGTGELSKLIGSYNYHFIGHTSELVLDFEWGK comes from the coding sequence GTGGAAACAGCTATTTTTACTGTAACAAAGTGGGAGGAACAGCCCCTTGCTAATCCTCTTAGCAGCTTCCCCATTAATACGGCAAAAGTTGAATATGAAATTAAAGGAATTTTAGAGGGGAAGGCCACTTTAGAATATTTGCTGTATTACTTAGATAGTAATATGGAGGATGCTGAGAAGGCTAAGTCCAAAATTGCGGGTTTTCTCCACTTTGAAGGACATTATGATGGTCAATATGGAACGTTTACAGCTTGTGAAAATGGGTTGTTTGATAATGGCACTCTGGATAGCCCAGCTCAAATTATTAATGGAACAGGAGAACTGAGTAAGTTAATCGGTAGCTATAATTATCATTTTATCGGCCACACGAGTGAATTAGTATTAGATTTTGAATGGGGAAAATAA
- a CDS encoding glycoside hydrolase family 11 protein — MFKLKLNKKILTVCLAASMSLGMFSATSSAATDYWQNWTDGGGYVNAVNGSGGNYSVTWSNVGNFVVGKGWNFGTPNRVVNYNAGLWAPSGNGYLTFYGWTRNSLIEYYVVDSWGTYRPTGTYKGSMTSDGGTYDIYTTMRYNAPSIDGTQTFPQYWSVRQTKRATGVNSAITFSNHVNAWQSKGMNLGSSWSYQVFATEGYQSSGSSNVTVW; from the coding sequence ATGTTTAAATTAAAGCTTAATAAGAAAATTTTGACGGTGTGCCTTGCAGCTTCAATGAGTTTGGGTATGTTCTCAGCAACCTCAAGTGCAGCGACAGACTATTGGCAAAATTGGACCGATGGTGGCGGATACGTAAATGCTGTCAATGGGTCAGGCGGCAATTATAGTGTGACATGGTCGAATGTCGGGAATTTTGTTGTGGGTAAGGGCTGGAATTTTGGAACGCCAAACCGGGTAGTTAACTACAATGCCGGCCTTTGGGCTCCGTCTGGGAATGGATATTTGACGTTTTACGGATGGACAAGAAACTCGCTTATCGAATATTACGTCGTTGATAGCTGGGGTACTTATCGTCCTACCGGAACGTATAAAGGAAGCATGACCAGCGATGGCGGCACTTATGACATTTATACGACTATGAGATATAACGCGCCATCCATAGACGGCACACAAACCTTCCCTCAATATTGGAGTGTCCGCCAGACGAAGAGAGCAACTGGGGTCAACTCCGCGATTACGTTCAGCAATCACGTTAATGCATGGCAAAGTAAAGGAATGAATCTGGGAAGCAGCTGGAGTTACCAGGTATTCGCGACAGAGGGCTACCAAAGCAGCGGAAGCTCTAACGTAACGGTGTGGTAA
- a CDS encoding S-layer homology domain-containing protein: MNDIIRKMVHLALAVMLMISLLSSGGTAWAATGWTSVDGGGTNGLNVNAVRGAAYTVLAVFNNELYEAWQETNGSADQIRVKKYNGTSWTSLDGNGTTGLNVDTTKATYQPAMTEYDGALYLAWAERNSTSNINQIKVKKYNGTSWTSVDGGSDGLNIDASRGATSPALTVYNNNLYIAWNEVNDNNANQIRLKKYDGTAWTSADGGGANGLNVNTSMGAAIPKMAVYNGSLYVAWQETNGSAVQIRAKKYDGTAWTSIDGGGTTGLNINGAKTGAIPSLAVFNNALYLAWDEIVGTNDNQIRVKKYDGSAWTSVDGNGTYGINKETDYRANYAVLASLGNALYAVWQEFNGTAFQIRVKKYDGTSWVSVDGNGANGLNVQVSRTAQFPAAAAFNDVLYVGWQETNGTAVQIRTSSYLPPVPPTINSVTVSPDTASVAQGGSSQLSVTVDAAGGAATTVTWTSSDSSKVAVNSTGNVTVAANATPGTYTITATSTVDSSKKGTSTITVTEAPAINSVSVNPSTASVVQGGSEQLSASVDAVGGAATTVTWTSSDASKVAVNSTGNVTVAANATPGTYTITATSTVDSSKKGISTITVTEAPAINSVSVNPSTASIVQGGNEQLSASVDAVGGAATTVTWTSDDVNNKVEVDSTGNVTAASDATPGTYTITATSTVDGSKKGTSTITVTEAPAINSVSVNPSSASVERGGSKQLAASVDAVGGAATTVTWASDDVNNKVEVDSTGNVTVAADAPLSTYTITATSTVDGSKKGTSTITVTEAPAINSVSVNPSTASIVQGGNEQLSASVDAVGGAATTVTWTSDDVDNKVEVDSTGNVTAASDATPGTYTITATSTVDSSKKGISTITVTAAASYSINAITDQSLTALVQGYEAGTQQTKTILVANSGTGILSNLSAALSGANANDFAITQPDSILMNSASTDFNIHAKDDLPAGTYTVTVTLSADHMTSVSFVVTQVVNLPNAPENPQNLVAVGGDRQVMLNWSTVSDALQYRIYMATDADPNNLVEVDIVTSPTYNVQNLVNGTTYYFVVKSENAGGLSGASNLTSATSSTIPEAPTNVSAVAGNGQAVVTFTAPTNNGGSAITGYEVTASPGNISIIAGASPITLTGLTNGTSYTFTVKAMNATGSSSASAESNAVIPAASNTPSQPSAPSTSGTPNTTNTPNNGVNILVNGKVENAGTATVGRRNNQTEITVIVDQKKLDERLAAEGQQAVVTIPIDQKSDIFVGELNGQMVKNMEDKQAILVFKTENATYTLPAGQMNIAAISEQVGESIALQDIKVKIEIAHLTTNTLEMVENAAVKGQFTLVGQPLSFTVRAVYGAKIIEVVNFDAYVERSIVLPDEVDPSKITTGVVVEADGSVRHVPTKIRLINGKYVAQINSLTNSDYTVVWHPLEFNDMVNHWAKNAVNDMGSRMVVEGTGNGLFSPDLEITRAEFAAIIVRGLGLRLANGATPFSDVKATDWFNGAVNTAYSLQLINGFEDGTFRPNDKITREQAMVILSKAMAITGLKAKLPEQSAEAALHPFADAAEVSAWAQSGIAYNVQAGVVFGRSGDLLAPKGNMTRAEVATIIQRLLQKSDLI; the protein is encoded by the coding sequence ATGAACGATATAATCCGAAAAATGGTACATCTTGCACTTGCCGTTATGCTTATGATATCGCTGCTATCAAGCGGAGGTACGGCTTGGGCGGCAACCGGCTGGACATCAGTGGATGGCGGCGGTACGAATGGCTTGAACGTGAACGCAGTAAGAGGAGCGGCCTACACTGTACTAGCCGTGTTCAACAATGAATTATATGAAGCATGGCAGGAAACGAATGGATCGGCAGACCAAATTCGCGTTAAAAAATATAACGGAACAAGCTGGACGAGCCTCGACGGCAACGGGACAACTGGCTTGAACGTAGACACTACAAAGGCGACATATCAGCCTGCTATGACTGAATATGATGGTGCTTTATATCTCGCTTGGGCTGAAAGAAACTCAACCTCCAACATTAATCAAATAAAGGTAAAGAAATATAATGGCACGAGCTGGACGAGCGTTGATGGCGGCTCAGATGGTCTAAACATTGATGCTTCAAGAGGAGCAACATCCCCTGCATTGACTGTTTACAATAACAATCTGTATATAGCGTGGAATGAGGTTAATGATAACAACGCCAATCAAATCCGGCTCAAGAAGTATGACGGCACGGCTTGGACAAGCGCTGACGGCGGCGGTGCGAACGGTTTGAACGTAAATACTTCAATGGGTGCGGCTATCCCTAAAATGGCTGTATACAATGGTTCTTTATATGTGGCGTGGCAGGAAACGAACGGAAGCGCTGTTCAAATTCGCGCCAAAAAATATGATGGGACGGCTTGGACGTCAATTGATGGCGGCGGCACAACCGGTTTGAATATAAACGGGGCAAAGACCGGAGCCATTCCCTCATTGGCTGTATTCAACAACGCCCTGTATTTGGCGTGGGACGAAATTGTCGGAACGAATGATAATCAAATTCGAGTCAAGAAATACGACGGAAGCGCTTGGACGAGTGTGGATGGCAACGGGACGTATGGTATAAACAAGGAAACTGATTACAGGGCAAACTATGCTGTGTTAGCGTCGCTCGGTAACGCTTTATATGCAGTGTGGCAGGAGTTCAATGGAACCGCTTTTCAAATCCGGGTCAAAAAGTATGACGGTACGAGCTGGGTGAGCGTAGATGGAAATGGAGCCAATGGTCTGAACGTACAGGTCTCGAGAACGGCACAATTTCCTGCGGCAGCAGCGTTCAACGATGTTTTATATGTCGGGTGGCAGGAGACGAACGGAACGGCTGTACAAATTCGCACATCCAGTTATTTGCCGCCTGTGCCGCCGACAATTAATAGCGTAACTGTGAGTCCAGACACTGCAAGTGTTGCACAAGGAGGAAGCAGCCAGCTTAGCGTTACGGTGGATGCAGCAGGAGGAGCAGCGACGACGGTAACCTGGACGAGCAGCGATTCGAGCAAGGTCGCGGTGAACAGCACGGGGAATGTAACCGTAGCAGCGAATGCAACGCCGGGTACTTACACGATTACGGCAACGTCAACGGTGGATAGCAGTAAAAAAGGCACCTCGACGATAACCGTCACAGAAGCGCCAGCGATCAACAGCGTCAGCGTGAACCCAAGCACGGCAAGCGTCGTGCAAGGAGGAAGCGAGCAGCTTTCAGCATCGGTAGATGCAGTAGGCGGAGCGGCGACGACGGTAACTTGGACGAGCAGCGACGCGAGCAAGGTCGCGGTGAACAGCACGGGGAATGTAACCGTAGCAGCGAATGCAACGCCGGGTACTTACACGATTACGGCAACGTCGACGGTGGATAGCAGTAAAAAAGGCATCTCGACGATTACCGTCACAGAAGCTCCAGCGATCAACAGCGTCAGCGTGAACCCAAGCACGGCAAGCATTGTGCAAGGAGGAAACGAGCAGCTTTCAGCATCGGTAGATGCAGTAGGCGGAGCGGCGACGACGGTAACTTGGACGAGCGATGATGTGAACAACAAGGTAGAGGTAGATAGCACGGGTAATGTAACGGCAGCGTCCGATGCAACGCCGGGCACCTATACGATCACAGCAACGTCGACGGTGGATGGCAGCAAAAAAGGCACCTCGACGATAACCGTCACAGAAGCACCAGCGATCAACAGCGTCAGCGTGAATCCGTCTAGTGCGAGTGTCGAGCGTGGAGGAAGCAAACAGCTCGCAGCATCAGTAGATGCAGTTGGAGGAGCGGCGACGACAGTCACCTGGGCAAGCGATGACGTGAACAACAAGGTGGAAGTAGATAGCACGGGAAATGTCACGGTCGCAGCGGATGCACCGTTAAGTACCTACACCATCACAGCAACGTCGACGGTGGATGGCAGTAAAAAAGGCACCTCGACGATAACGGTCACGGAAGCGCCAGCGATTAACAGCGTTAGCGTGAACCCAAGCACGGCAAGCATCGTGCAAGGAGGAAACGAGCAGCTTTCCGCATCGGTAGATGCAGTAGGCGGAGCGGCGACGACGGTAACTTGGACGAGCGATGATGTGGACAACAAGGTGGAAGTAGACAGCACGGGTAATGTAACGGCAGCGTCCGATGCAACACCGGGCACCTATACGATCACAGCAACGTCGACGGTGGATAGCAGCAAAAAAGGCATCTCGACGATCACGGTCACAGCGGCAGCCTCCTATTCCATCAATGCAATTACGGATCAATCGTTAACGGCACTTGTGCAGGGATACGAAGCTGGCACTCAACAAACAAAAACGATTCTGGTCGCAAATTCGGGAACGGGCATCTTGTCGAATCTGTCGGCAGCGCTTAGCGGCGCAAACGCTAACGATTTTGCAATAACCCAGCCAGATTCTATTCTAATGAACAGCGCGTCAACCGATTTTAATATCCATGCAAAAGACGATTTGCCGGCAGGCACCTATACGGTAACGGTAACCTTATCTGCCGATCATATGACATCCGTCTCCTTTGTCGTTACGCAAGTCGTAAACTTGCCGAATGCTCCCGAAAATCCACAAAATCTTGTGGCAGTCGGCGGCGACCGTCAAGTTATGCTGAACTGGAGTACAGTATCGGACGCCTTGCAATACCGTATTTATATGGCAACGGATGCTGACCCAAATAACCTCGTTGAGGTGGACATTGTTACATCACCTACTTACAACGTACAAAACCTGGTCAACGGCACAACCTATTACTTTGTCGTAAAATCAGAAAACGCGGGGGGCTTGAGCGGGGCATCGAACCTCACAAGTGCGACCTCATCCACAATTCCGGAAGCGCCAACGAACGTGTCCGCAGTGGCGGGCAACGGGCAAGCTGTCGTCACGTTTACGGCTCCAACGAATAATGGTGGAAGCGCGATTACAGGCTATGAGGTGACAGCATCTCCGGGAAATATCAGCATAATTGCAGGAGCAAGTCCAATTACGCTCACAGGTCTGACGAATGGAACAAGCTACACCTTTACGGTAAAAGCAATGAATGCGACGGGTAGCAGCTCTGCTTCTGCGGAATCGAATGCAGTCATTCCGGCAGCATCCAATACGCCATCTCAGCCTTCTGCTCCATCGACATCGGGCACTCCGAATACGACGAATACTCCAAACAACGGTGTGAATATTTTGGTAAACGGAAAAGTTGAGAATGCGGGTACGGCAACGGTTGGAAGACGAAACAATCAAACCGAAATAACGGTCATTGTGGATCAGAAAAAGCTGGATGAGAGACTCGCTGCGGAAGGGCAACAAGCTGTCGTCACGATTCCAATTGACCAAAAATCCGATATTTTCGTCGGAGAGCTGAACGGTCAAATGGTGAAAAACATGGAGGACAAGCAGGCTATCCTCGTGTTCAAGACCGAAAATGCGACCTACACGCTTCCGGCAGGACAAATGAATATCGCTGCCATATCCGAGCAGGTAGGTGAATCCATCGCCTTGCAAGATATTAAAGTGAAAATTGAAATTGCCCATTTGACAACAAATACGCTCGAGATGGTGGAGAACGCAGCAGTTAAAGGCCAGTTTACGCTGGTTGGTCAGCCGCTGAGCTTTACGGTGAGAGCGGTCTACGGAGCTAAAATTATCGAGGTCGTGAATTTTGATGCCTATGTGGAAAGGTCGATTGTGCTTCCAGATGAAGTGGACCCGTCCAAAATTACGACAGGTGTTGTCGTTGAGGCAGATGGCTCCGTACGTCATGTGCCAACTAAAATTCGTCTAATTAACGGGAAGTATGTGGCACAAATCAACAGCTTGACGAATAGCGATTATACGGTTGTATGGCATCCGCTTGAATTTAACGATATGGTGAACCATTGGGCGAAAAATGCCGTGAATGACATGGGCTCGCGCATGGTCGTCGAGGGAACAGGCAACGGGCTGTTCAGCCCCGACCTGGAAATCACCCGTGCTGAATTTGCAGCCATTATCGTTCGCGGATTAGGTCTGAGGCTTGCGAATGGAGCTACGCCGTTCTCGGATGTGAAAGCGACCGATTGGTTTAACGGCGCGGTCAATACAGCTTATTCCTTGCAGCTTATCAATGGCTTTGAGGATGGTACCTTCCGTCCGAACGACAAAATTACAAGAGAGCAAGCCATGGTTATTTTATCCAAGGCGATGGCGATAACTGGTCTGAAGGCGAAGCTGCCTGAGCAATCGGCAGAGGCTGCCCTTCATCCGTTCGCGGATGCAGCGGAAGTGTCTGCATGGGCGCAAAGCGGCATTGCGTACAATGTGCAAGCAGGCGTTGTATTCGGTCGAAGCGGTGATTTACTGGCACCGAAGGGGAATATGACCCGTGCTGAGGTTGCAACCATCATACAGCGATTATTGCAAAAATCGGATCTGATTTAA